GAGAAAAACGATAAAGATTTGgttaaagaaattgatgacGACTTTCAGCTAAGATTCAATAAAGATGTACAATCAAAGGGGAGAGATAAAATTATGAAAAGAAGGGAACCATCGGCCACTCGTAGGATTAGAAAAGTTAATCATTCAAGTTCAGAATATTCATCAGATATTGAGAGCGTAGCAACTGACGAAGAAGATAACGATCCCAAAGACTTCTCAGGTAATGAAATTTCACATAAAGTCAGTGAAGGTTCAACAAGAAACTCTATAGGGAGGAATAAGTCTAGATCAAGTTTAAGATATACGAAAAATCCAAGTTTGTTAGGTGTAACTGATGTCAATTCGGTCAATAGGAAAGAACATAGACTGCTAGATAATGCATTTGCCAATATAGAAAATACACAAGATGAATCCCATCCAAGTGGGATATTTGGATGGTTCAATCGAATTCCAAACAAGATATCGCTTGGACGATCCATTCGAAATAATGAGGCACCTGAAGAATATGATATGACCGATTTTAGGGGCAGAATTGGGaatgatattgaaagtaATGCTGGAAGGTCAACCGCATCTAAATTTCCAAGTTTACCGAACGGTAAAACCTTGAATGAAATACTCAAAAAACGGTCAAATTTTGATGAGATTTTGAGCCCGAGTCGAAAATTCAGAATTAAAGGATTCCAAAAGGGAGAACGTGAAGAACCTCGAAGTGACACAAAAGGTGACAATAGAAACGCCGGAACAGAAGGTAGAggggaagaggaagaggaaggtGATGGCGATACCAagcatgaatttgatgacGGAATTACATGGAATTTGATGAGGCTGTACAACGAAATTCCCGACTCGGTGGATGAAGACAATATCTTTTCAGatgattcatcaatttATCTCAATGAAAGGATGGGAAAGAAGCCATACCAGATAGGTGGGGGTATCCAAGATAGGGTACGAAGGTTCCGACACAGCAACATGTTTAGCGGCAGCAGTCGAGAGAATTCGTTAGACAGAGGTAGGTCAATGTTTAGGTCACAGTCTCGATCGGGATCCAAATCGCCCTTGAGGCCCAAATCACTGAATAGGTTTTATAAGAGTGAGGATGATTTATACACAAACCAGATAAAATTACCTGACTTCTCACTTGggaaggagaaggaggacaaaaggttgaagaagatcaaaaagaaatccaaaagGTACAAGGCTGCTAGAATCACCgttcatattgttgaattgatcTACAGACAAGAATTTTTGTTGACGTTATGCAAGGCGTTTATGATGTATGGAGCCCCTAATCATCGATTGGAGGAGTATTTGACGGTGACAGCCAAAGTGTTGGAGGTGAATGCAACGTTTATATATTTGCCGGGGATGATGTTGGTGAATTTCTCTGATCCAACTACTAGGACCAGTGATTTAAAGTTGGTCCGTGTGGGGCAGGGGTTGAATTTGGGTAAATTAGACAAGGCACACGATATATACGAGAGTGTCGTATACGATCGACTAGGTGTTGATGAAGCATCCAAGGCACTGGACGACTTATTCACCAGTACtgagtttttgaacaactACTGGCTCATACTCTTCTACGGATTGTCCAGCATGTTTGTGTTatgtttcttcaatggaGCCTGGTTGGATATGATACCTTCCTTTTTGTTGGGATGTCTATTAGGTTTCCTGCAGTGTATTGTAGCACCGAAGAATGAGATCTACACGTCGTTCTTTGAAGTTGGGGTTGCCATTGTGATCAGCTTTGTGAGCAGAGCAATTGGCTCGATTGCCAATGGTAAATATTTCTGTTTCAGTGCCATTGTCTTGAGTTCCTTATCTAATATTTTACCAGGATACATGATTTTAAGGGGGGCCTTGGAAATCCAGAGCAAGAGTATCATATCTGGAGTTGTTGGCTTGATCTATGCCATCATATACTCCTTATTTCTTGGATTCGGACTGACACTAGGATCCGCACTTTATGGATGGATCGACAAGAATGCCTATGACAAAACCACCTGCTCCAATATTGGACATATTGGAgatatttggaaattgctCATGGTTCCGTTGTTCAACATCACCGTTGCACTTGTCTCACAGGGGAAGATCCACCAACTCCCCGTCATGTGTCTCGTTGGATGCGGTGGCTATGTGGTTACCTACTTTGCCTCTAAGCATTTCACCGTTACCCAAATCAGTTCCGCCCTTGGAGCCTTCACGGTGGGTGTACTCAGTAACGTCTACGACCGGTGGGGGAAACACCTGACCAAGTTCACGGGGGCCCACTGCAGCACCAAGTTCACGGCCATGATCTGTGGAATCTTTGACCTAGTTCCTGGTGGATTTGCTGCCCGCAACGTGCTCTCAACGGGGCTCCAACAACTAGGAAACGGGGGGTCCTCCAACACTTCAGTGGCCTCTACATCGACATCCACTACAGCAGCAGACACATCTACATACCTCTTTGGAGTGACAATGGTTGAGATCGCCATTGGCATCACGGTGGGGCTCTTCATGGCAACCCTTGCCGTGTATCCTCTCGGTCCAAAGAGGGGCGAGTCCTCAATCGGACTTTGACCAAAACAATCTTTTATGGCAATGGCAATAAAGACAAAAACggaaataaaaatggaCGTGAGAATGAAGAGGGAAATGACAGTGAGAACAAGAATGTAACAACATATAAAAAAGAGCCATTTTCAAGTCTCGGTGTCGATGCTGTTTTGTTCTCGTGCAAGTTGCCGTTTGCTTATTTTGGGTTGCTTTTaccttgtttttttcttgtttccaTTCCCTCCTTCTCTCTTCCATaccttctttctctcttatAATATCGCAAACAAACTAATACAACAGACACAATGGACTCATCTAAAATCTTTGCATACATCTTAGCCATTCTCTTGCCTCCTCTTGCCGTCCTTATGGTGAGCGGTGTCGGTATGGACTTGGGTATCAACATTCTTTTCTGTATCTTGGCTTGGTTCCCAGGTATGATCCACGCCTGCTACGTGGTCTCCAAGTCCGAATAGGCGGCGTCTCGCCATTGCAAATCATGGCTGCTGGCTGGTCCCTCACTTCCCGGCCATTACAATGAACACGCTTTATTCCTCACACGTCCGttcttattttttgtattaCCTATATTGACTCATATATATCTCCTATATCAATCACTAATAATTACTAATGAAACTAACCCCACCCAAACGCTCCACCAGGCTCCCATCAACACCGTCTACAACTGCCATTCCTCGCATTGACCCTTCCCCGTTCTCGGCGTCGGGCCACAAAACACCCTCCAGCAGTTCCCGTGGAACAAGTTGGACCCCTATTGCAGGAGCAACCAGCTACATGTCCCGCAACAAGAGACGTTTTcaggaaaaaataaacactTTCTGGCacttgtttattttcttaCAATGATTGGCCTAGTTGGGAGTCATGTGTACACATAACACTCCATTATGGAGGATGCATGGTCATGTAGAACTATAATTGAAGCCTTGCACCCCTATATAGGAACCTATACATTAAATTCCGCCGGCTTCTCTGAACCATCTGATTGACCGGTCGAACCCAACGGCCACTAGTCCGTCGTTTTGTCCGTCTTCTGGGAAAATCCCATGCGGAACAAACCTGACGCTTGTGCAGGCACTGCTATCAAGATCGTTCAATTTGCTGACTTCCTCGTCATCCAAGTCTGTGGTGTTTAACCGCAGGGTTTTTAGACATGTCCTACTGTCAACATCCCACACCCTAATGGTGTTATCCAATCCACACGACACCAACTTGTCTCCCTGGTTGTTGAAAGATATCGAAAAACACCACTTGGAATGCGCAAAGTTCCCAATTCCAACATTGGTGGAATGCGTGGCAACTGTAAATGACCCCAGATACTCTCCGTATTTCACATCGTACAACGATATGGTACCATGTGGCCCGGAATCGTGTGCAATTGCCAACCACTCTCCATTTTGCGGAGAAAATTTGACATCTCTAACAATGTTCAAGGACTTTGAATTCTTTAGTCCAAAGGATTCAAAAGTGTATGTTAAAATTAGCTGCCTGAAATCATACATATAGGCATTCCCGTTTTGATGCCCAACAACAAGCCTGTTATGATTTATGTCTGAACAGATGCACGTAGCAAAGCTCGTGTCATTGGCAAACAATTCTCCCCGAAGTACAAAGTTGATTTCG
The Pichia kudriavzevii chromosome 2, complete sequence DNA segment above includes these coding regions:
- a CDS encoding uncharacterized protein (PKUD0B11570; Pfam Domains: DUF1212(1.9e-38)), producing MDDRGRQRTRIIGLPVPQLSMSRDRSRDRLRDGSRSRNRNRDQSPYSLDATLSRGYTGGNDVPILEDDETSVDLNPILPVFSTPKSSNAVADGKELDQVPLPEKNDKDLVKEIDDDFQLRFNKDVQSKGRDKIMKRREPSATRRIRKVNHSSSEYSSDIESVATDEEDNDPKDFSGNEISHKVSEGSTRNSIGRNKSRSSLRYTKNPSLLGVTDVNSVNRKEHRLLDNAFANIENTQDESHPSGIFGWFNRIPNKISLGRSIRNNEAPEEYDMTDFRGRIGNDIESNAGRSTASKFPSLPNGKTLNEILKKRSNFDEILSPSRKFRIKGFQKGEREEPRSDTKGDNRNAGTEGRGEEEEEGDGDTKHEFDDGITWNLMRLYNEIPDSVDEDNIFSDDSSIYLNERMGKKPYQIGGGIQDRVRRFRHSNMFSGSSRENSLDRGRSMFRSQSRSGSKSPLRPKSLNRFYKSEDDLYTNQIKLPDFSLGKEKEDKRLKKIKKKSKRYKAARITVHIVELIYRQEFLLTLCKAFMMYGAPNHRLEEYLTVTAKVLEVNATFIYLPGMMLVNFSDPTTRTSDLKLVRVGQGLNLGKLDKAHDIYESVVYDRLGVDEASKALDDLFTSTEFLNNYWLILFYGLSSMFVLCFFNGAWLDMIPSFLLGCLLGFLQCIVAPKNEIYTSFFEVGVAIVISFVSRAIGSIANGKYFCFSAIVLSSLSNILPGYMILRGALEIQSKSIISGVVGLIYAIIYSLFLGFGLTLGSALYGWIDKNAYDKTTCSNIGHIGDIWKLLMVPLFNITVALVSQGKIHQLPVMCLVGCGGYVVTYFASKHFTVTQISSALGAFTVGVLSNVYDRWGKHLTKFTGAHCSTKFTAMICGIFDLVPGGFAARNVLSTGLQQLGNGGSSNTSVASTSTSTTAADTSTYLFGVTMVEIAIGITVGLFMATLAVYPLGPKRGESSIGL
- a CDS encoding uncharacterized protein (PKUD0B11580; similar to Saccharomyces cerevisiae YDR276C (PMP3); ancestral locus Anc_5.642), which gives rise to MDSSKIFAYILAILLPPLAVLMVSGVGMDLGINILFCILAWFPGSHQHRLQLPFLALTLPRSRRRATKHPPAVPVEQVGPLLQEQPATCPATRDVFRKK
- a CDS encoding uncharacterized protein (PKUD0B11590; similar to Saccharomyces cerevisiae YGL213C (SKI8); ancestral locus Anc_3.526), which produces MSVPYISTATVGSAHESDILGVCVTPKFTITCSSDGYLKLWNNNNSDRTLHSKMLVDKVGLHHVEALVEVIDMKKVLLIATVSFSRKIYIYRFDYESDELKRVRFDPAESGLTKKTAFWSPVFDTTAGLIIFACTTVSGKAIIFDLTVEDDEINFVLRGELFANDTSFATCICSDINHNRLVVGHQNGNAYMYDFRQLILTYTFESFGLKNSKSLNIVRDVKFSPQNGEWLAIAHDSGPHGTISLYDVKYGEYLGSFTVATHSTNVGIGNFAHSKWCFSISFNNQGDKLVSCGLDNTIRVWDVDSRTCLKTLRLNTTDLDDEEVSKLNDLDSSACTSVRFVPHGIFPEDGQNDGLVAVGFDRSIRWFREAGGI